The nucleotide window TGTGGGGAAATAATCATAAGTAGATCTCAATCTCATCTAATCTTTCTCCAGTACCAATTTTAAGCTGGCCAGTGCTGAGTGAAGGATTCTAAGGATATAAGGGTTCTGAGGAGTAGGGCTAGTTGGGCTGATGCAGAAATGACTGCCTGGCAGGTACAGAAGATTTACTCCGCATCGCCAGCCCAGATACCATAAGGAAGGTAGAGGGGATTTACCCTACCCAGGGTTGGCAGCCCAGCGCTTGACTGTCTCCTCACTATCATCCTCCACCAGGTCTGCAAATGCTGCCTCCAGATCCTCCAGCTGCCGGATACGTCTCTCCACACACTCTGTCAACTCCTCCTgaaaacaacacaacatgacacagtTGTAGTGTACAGCAGGGGAGAAACACCACATGCTTCTGATACAGAGACACCTTCCGACACACATAACACCTTCAGAACAGACGGTATTTTCTCTCACCTCATCTGAGTCTTCTCTAGGTTTCCTGAAGCTGTATAGCTCCTGTAGAATATTGTACTCATCCTATGGTATACAGAGGGGGAAGTAAAACTGATGGAGTCAAATCATGAGATGAATGCCAAGGAAAAAACCAACATGTCTAAACATCTTACAACACTTCTGCTGATTCGAAGTAAGATATCTGCAACATCTCAGCAGTATATGTTTTCTTGAGAAGGTTCAGCCTCTGGTAACCAATAATTGCCTTTACCTGTGTATACATCTCCTTGAAAGGATTCTTACAAGAGAAAAAATCAAGGTCGATGTCAAGTATATATGGATCAGTTTGTTTGATAACGGAGAGAAGGCTGTTCACAGCGTAGGTCATTGAACCCTCATCCTTGTCAGTCTTCAAACAAGGCTTTTTGAGTGGTTCCTTTTTCTCTTCTCTGTTGTTGCCATTGCTGCTGCTCCCTGGTGTTATACTGCCACCTGGTGGCTGAACACTGTCAGTACAGCTACTAGAGCTGCTTTCAGACTTGGAAGCTGAAGCAGAGGGTTGAGCATCATTCAAATCCCCAGCTCCCTTGTTCTCTATCCTGGGTCTTTTGGCAGAGCTCTTTTCAATGTCCCTTCCCATGTCTTCCCTCTGGCAACACGCCACAGGGTTCACTAAGACAACACTCAGTCCCAGAGGTTTAGGATTCTCCAGCTGATCCTGAGGAACATACAGGCCGTCACTTAAAAAGTAATCGTCCTTACTTGTAACTCTGAAACAAAATCAAACAAAGTACAAATAAGAAATGTATTTGGGTCAAACCATACCTCCCTGTataagaaatccagaaaatcaggaAGTGAATGGCTAACAATTAATTACCTGATGGTGGTTGTGGAGGAGTCTTTTCCCACAGAAAAGGCGTGCTCACCTTCCTTGATCTGCTGTGCCCAGTAGGGATGGAGCCATGCCACGTGAGACACATGCCCAGCATATACCATGGGCATGATCCAGTTCTCAATGCTCAGCTCACTGCAAAAAAAGAACAATACATGATCAGCGAGTGAATTGCATGTAATGTATTTGCTAATACTGGTCATGTCATGCCCTATTAATTTAGTGAAATTGGATGAATGTTAGACTGTGCTGTAGGCTACCTGAAGAGGTAATTTAGCAAACAAAGATTTCAAGGATATATAAAATGTGGGATGATGGCATGTCCGTGTCCATACAGTGTGTTTACCGGTACAGTACAGGCCAGTCTCCCTGTTCATCAGTAATCCCACCTGAGCAAGGAGTCCTTGTCAAACACAGTATCTGCAGGCATATTGACAGGTATGAGGAGGTCTGGGTGGGAATCCAGATGGACCATCTTGATGTTCTTCAGCGGCAAGTGCCTTGATGCTATAGCCCGATATATAGGACTTACCACCTGAGGGACACAATTCAAGCAGATAAAAGATAGACATTGTTTTAATGAATTTTGAGAATGTATCTATGTCAAGtaagactgggggggggggatcagtgGTACCTATCTATATCTAGCCCAGGGTCCTggactgggtgtgcaggcttttgttccagcacTAAGCTAACGTTACCTTTCAAATAACCAAAAAAATCATGATCTCCAGTCTGGAGCTGTGCTGGAACAAAAACCTGGTTGTTCAAAACCAGAAAGGAGACCTAATCTGGTTACAATTATAGAGTAAGCATGCATGAATCCTTAGtaaagtagctagctaacgttagcttgccaGCCAGCTAGCTAAGCAAATGTAATGTGATCTCTTAGCCAGCTAAGGAATTTGCTATTTTCAGAAAGTGAGGTAGCATCGCAGATCGCCATTGTAGAGACATTCAAATGGGTAATACATTGTATTTTTTCAGTGTGCAATTAGCTAGAAAGATAACGTTAGATATTACAAAAAtgtagctaactttagctaactAAATATAGCTACTGCTAGCTAAATGTTCTTACATCACAGTGATCTTCTACGATCCATACGGGCAAATCTGCATAAATCCTTTTCGATGGCGGACAATTCATTTTTCAGTCCGATGTTGTTTTTACTTGTGAACTAGGTAAATTTCAAATAATCTCTGAAATATTAGCTAGGAAGACTCAGGTTTGCATGCGACACCTGTCTGAAAACAAACCCACACACGACCGCCTCTCTCTCATATGTCTGACTTTCTATTGGCTGGTATTTGAAAGCCAGCTTGTGATTGGTGTGATAGTGTCCACCGTCTCTTTTACACCGACTGGAAACACGGTCGAATAGCTGGAGCATATGCCATGCATTAAAATTGTCGTTTTTATATTCTACTCTCGATTTGTTACTCATAAAAAACGGTTGTAGGAGCCTTTAGTCAGCCTACAGTACTGGTAGTCTACTATCAGAAAGATTTAAATATATTTGGTACAATTCTGCCCTCTATTGGTCAGTACAAAAAGTGAGGGTCAACTTTCAGCTGATGTCTTCAACTTTAGATTTTGTACTCGTAAGGTTTGGATCTTTTCTCTACATTGATCCTCAAAACAACTTTATCTACATCATGGttagagatcagagagacagcAGCCCTTCCCGCTCTGATGGAGACATTTTCCTGCTTGCTTTGATGCCAACAtgtatcttacatttacatttaagtcatttagcagacgctcttatccagagcgacttatcttGTATCATCTGCCTCAGAATGATTGATTTGGCTGCATATTGCCTACAGTAGTTAAGTGTACTGCAACAATGTCACTGCAAGCCTATTCCCATGTCCATTTCGATAAAGAATGTTGTAATTGCACAGATCCCTCTTGGCTTTGAAACAAATGGGTTGTGCTCTCTGCTCTGATAAATATCGtcttatttcaaatcaaatagtatttgtcaaatgcgccgaatacaataggtgtagtgaaatgcttacttacaagcccctaaccaacaacctaaccaacaatgcagttttaagaaaacaccccaaaaaagtaagagataaaagtaacaaatatttAACGAGAAGCAGTAAATTATCAAttgcgaggctatatacagggtgtaccggtagagagtcaatatgcgggggcaccggtgtcgggggggggggggggggggcaaatagtCTGGGCAGGCATttcattagatgttcaggagtcttatggcttgggggcagaagctgtttagaagtctcttggacctagacttggcactccggtatcaATTACTTACATAAAAAAACAATACAGATAGACATATTATGCCTGCATGGTATCCCTGTAGGCTAAATACCGTAGGAAGGGTTTCAAATCTCACTTCAAATCTCCCCAACTGTTGCTGATAGCCAGCAGAAACCTTTAGCACATTTGCAATTGGATTGACTTGTGTCAACCTTTTCTGCTAATGGATTGACTTGTATGAACCTTTTTTGAAATGGAGACAACTCAGCAGAGCAGAGATACATGAGGAGAGTGCCAATTCAAAAACTTCCATGACAGTATAGTTTTTTGAATTGGCACTCTGCTCATTTTATTCCTACTCTTGACTGTAAGGACTGAGTAAGACTGGTGAGGTGTGTTATTTTCTTGTCCTTTGAGCAGTATATCTCCTGCACGTTACTCATCTCTCCAGCTCTCACACACTGCCTGTCAAAGAGGTGGCTGGCTCAGAGTTCAAATCAGATACCTCAAGTCTGGGAGTTTCAAAGCTCTTCCCCAAGTTTAAGGTGCTGCAGAGTAATCTTTTGTTGAATTATTCCTCATATTATATGCCTTTCACACCCTCTGAGTCTGTAACTGTTTGAAAAGTCCACCAGAAGGTGAGACAAGAAGATGGTAGAGAGAAACTTTGATACAGTGTTATTCATCCATACTGTAAGCATCCCACAGCGCTCTATGCCTCGTCAGTTTGGAATGGCAGAGAAATCTCTCTGTGTTCCTCAGGACACATTGACCACTCTCATTTTGGAATATTAGTTTAGGTTTTGGCGGGGCCTTGTTAAATAAATCATACCTGTCTGATGGATTTCTATGTTCTTCACCAaggctctgtctctttcttgccCATCATAATGTTCCCTCTTCACCCTCTCGCACTGTGCAGTGTGCAActtactgtattctactctgtATGCTGTGTTTGTTTGATTTagatctccctctctcgctctctctctgtctctctagcgcTCTTTCATTTTCTTAAACGGGTTTATATATAAACAAGTTTCAACCCCTTTCTTGCTGCCTCGTCTCACATCAGTGATGTATTCATCATCAAACTCCTGTTATTTTTCTCTCCCAAAGTTCCAAATGGAAAGActgagccagtgtgtgtgtgcgcggctTATGAGGCTCATCCCACACAGCCGTGGCTTCGCCATCCAGTGCATCTTCCACATGGCCCTGGGCCCTTTGGCTGTCTGATTGGTCGCGGCCCAGTCTGCTGGAGGTGAGTGGGTGGCTGGGTAAGTGGTGGCTGCCTGCATCACGCTAACCGTCGAGGATGAGAGGGTAGTGGGGGTTGGACTTTATTTACAAAAATGACTGATTTGATTGCCCTGAAATTCCCTCCACTACGATCAGTGCCTCCTGGCctctcttttttatttttacctctTCAACTGCCGTCTCTGATTTCCCTTTGATTTTATTATCTCTTTTTGCCATGATTCTCTTTGTAAGTGCTCAGTCAGATCTGGTTATATGGTTATAAAAACATATTCATTCTGATGTTAAAACTTTTACTTCAGGATTTCTGGTTGTCTGAGTCTCTTCTTATTCAGAATTTCTCTGCGGATTTTGACAGTTCTTCAAAATACTGTTGAACTTCTAGCAGAATTATTTGGGAATCACACAATCCACCTGCTTATTGGAACAAGCCTTTCTGGCACCTATTATGAGCACATGTCATCTCTTCAGTATGTTATGAATGTAAcggcgtgttggttactcatgactttaatgaaagaacacggtacattttttatttttattttttaaataatttttttacctttatttaaccaggcaagtcagttaagaacatattcttattagCAAtaacagcctgggaacagtgggttaactgcctgttcaggggcagaacgagagatttgtaccttgtcagctcgggggtttgaactcgcaaccttccggtttctagtccaacgctctaaccactaggctacgctgccaccccaacataaaataactgatactaactacaaaaacaacagaacgtgaaactaattacagcctatctggtgactacaacacagagacaggaacaaacacccacgaaatacaaagcgaaactatggctccctaaatacggttcccaatcagagacaacgaggatcacctgactctgattgagaatcgcctcaggcagccaagcctatacaacagccctaattagccgcgatcccaaatactacaaaccccaatacgaaaacaacatataaacccatgtcacaccctggcctacccaaacatataacaaaaacacaaaatacaatgaccaaggcgtgacaatgaaGGCACACCCACTTCTGTAATTACTGTAATAAAGCATCTCAAAACATTTTTCATGTTTCCAATGATATATTTCCTTGCCAATATATTTACTTGTTACATAATTTTGTACACTTACATATGATCACATACACAAGTGTGTCCTGTTGAGGTGTACATTATTTCTTTCCCAAAtccagttgaatcaggtgtgcttgtctggGACTACAGTACAAATGTGTACTGTTGAGGGTACTTGagtactggagttgggaaacactatGACTGTCCtaagtaacccctgtatatagccttgctattgttattttactgctgctctttaattatctgttacttttatttcttatattttaaattcattttttaaataatgtttttattttcttatttcttattttctTTTTAGgtgtttttcttaaaactgcattgttggttaagggcttgcaagtaagcgtttcactgtaaggtctacccctcacctgttgtattcaactcatgtgacaaataccatttgatttgattttaaagaAGGTGAACCCATTCATTGACACACCAGCAGAGAGCGATATTTATCATAAAATCCCACAATGTCAATGAAATGAGTCATATTTTATGCAAGGAAATTAGTACGCACAAGCAAGGCAACGCAAGGCAGAACTGAAATTATAACGATGTTCTTGGGTTCTAGCTTGTGTGATGCGTTTCGTAACTGTTTCAAGACAcaacctacagtactaaaccaGCATCTCACTGGCTAGGATGATGAAGTGATGTGCTTGTTCCACATTCCAGTCATGCTCACTCCAGGATTATGATTGGTGCCTTGCTTCCTGTAGTGTGCTCTGTGTCTCTCATCATGAAGAGTGCCATGGCCTTTCCCACTGTACCGTAGTACTATTTGTGACAGCTTACCATGTTACAGCAGAAACAAGGTTTAGAACATCTGCCCATCCAACAAGACCAAACAGATCATCTTTTTCTTTATCAGTGTTAACGGTTTCGGATGTGTATGAACCTACAACAAATAATACACCAGTTGTTATTGTTAGGATTATGTATCAGATGGATATAATTTCAGATTTCAATATGACTTTATTGTGTGTTGTCCCTGATCCTTAATCAGTTAATACTGTGTGCTTGTCCAAAGCATTGAATCTGATTAGTGATGAGCTCTGACAATCTGTACAAGTGGATGCCCCATGTCATGATGTTGCGATGTCATCCACTACATGCCATGCATGTTTACATAGAGTGAACACAATTGTTgaattaaaacaaatcaaaaatgtATATTTGCAGGACTAGGATATGGTAATTTCGAGTAAACCTTGTTTTTTAAGTTTCAGTCTGAAAGGGGCCCAAGCTTGGCTGTCCACTTTTTTTAGTTATCTGAAAAGTTTATTGTCTTCTCACCACCACTTTTCCTGGATGGTTGAACTCTTTTCATCATAGCGTGATGGGGATGTTTTGTCACATATTCAGTTCCATCGATGCCCTTTCATCACCCCAGCCAACCGACCAGGCACTCAGGCAGGACACTGAAACTCTGATGCATCTTATCTCTGTCTTCAGGTTTCATGAATAATAAACAGACACAGAATAATAGAGCTAAGGACATGGCCAGAATGGGGCTCCCTCTGGAAAACGAAGGCCCCAGACGCACTGAGCTTTCTGGATCAGTGACGTGGAAATAGATGTGCTTTTCTGATATTGTGGTTTGTCATCTCTCCCCGACCGTGGATAAAAGTGGCTCAATGTTTCCCACAGCCTGGGAGCTTGATAAGGCAATATACATTTTAGTATACATTTTAGTGATACCGCGGGATGTGAAAAAGATGGAGTgtttgaatagggtgccatgcaatatacatacatatatatatatacatatatatatatatatatatatatatagattttaGCACTAAATGTATCATGGCCTTTACATGCAATGCCCTAATACATTTAGTGCTCAAATGTCTGACAGCTGAACCGTGATGTGGACAATTATTGTTTAGGAAAGTAGCCGAAATCCCCTTCAAAAAATGGCTATGAAGTTTGTCATATGCTATACACGTACATTGAAACGTAAGTAATAGTATCTTTTGTAATTTGTTATAGGCTGTTTTTAAGGACACGTAAATGTGTCTAATTTGGCCAACATCACTCGTTTATTGATGGCGCTGTCTGCTCCAGGTAggatctgtcaccaattggatggaaacctagctatagaCACCCTAAATACTGGCAAGTGCGCCTGTCCCGTATTACTTTGATTATGCCTGTATATCATAGATCAAAACATCTAAACAATAAGATACCAGTCAAAAAAAGCTTGtacttaaccccccccccaaaaaaaaaaataagaatGAAAGAAATCATCTGGAGgtagttgtaacggcgttcgtctgttgaagaaagagagtcggaccgaaatgcagcttgtaggttactcatgactttaatgaaagaaatgacggtacatgaaataactgaaagacgaaaacaacaaacggaacgtgaaactaattacagcctatctggtgaagacaggaacaatcacccacgaattacaaagcgaaactatggctccctaaatacggttcccaatcagagacaacgataagcacctgactctgattgagaatcgcctcaggcagccaagcctaacaacacccctaatcagccgcgatcccaaataatacaaaccccaatacgaaaacaacatataaattcatgtcacaccctggcctacccaaacatataacaaaaacacaaaatacaatgaccaaggcgtgacagtagtgCATTTTTTCATctctatctctgtaatgtgtctgtatctaatgTATGTAATTGTACATGTATTCATGTAAAACATAGGGACCACAATTGAAATAAGTCCTAGACTTTATTGTGCAAATCCCAGGCACAATATatgttacaaaacaccaaaaagttgAATGACATTCAGAGGTTGTCAACACAAGCCTTCGATACTAGGTACTGTACGCCTACAAGGTAGGGAAggatgcattttctgtttgtcCAGATTGATATAGTCtatttattgtggtgttgaaaaTGTAAACCATGATATTGAAGTGCTCAAAGTCTGTATGCtttgtttattggttgtgtggtgcattggcacagaaacctATTGGTGGAAACCTTGTTGCATATATTTTCTATAATTATAACTATGCCATCAAAATGTAGAACATCTGACTTCCTCCAGCTGATCATTATCTGCAGCCATTGCTGATCgtagtgtaatgaaacaggcagggagagtgaaCTCGTATGTGGTGGATggcgaaccctcaaccttctggcctgTAGCCCTGCGTGGCATCTAATGTGCCACAAAATCATGCTGAAGTGGCAAAGTTGATATCCAcgtttataaacacagggtccCTACAGTTATCGTTATTTGTGGTCATTAACATGAATTAATTAGTTAGTTCATTCTATGAGGGGGGGAGGGTGTTTCATGTATTTTACAGTACAAGAAAAGGGTCATGTGAAAATATGTTTTACTTTGTGGAGGGGGGTGACACATTGAGTTGGATCAGCCCCTTCCCCCCCATTACATTTCGATCTGTCCCTTAGGCATAGGCTATTTCAGCAATTCAGCTTGCAATTTCAGCTGTGCAAAGAGAACCAAAACATGGATTACTGTTTCTCTTGGTCCATAGACCAacgtgaggaaccatctaacattaaAGTTGTAAAATAAAGTTGTAAAATACTTCCCCTTCAACATTAAATTCATATAATAGAGGACTCTGCAAGgactgtgtctctcctctcatcatccctaCAGTCTCAGCACCATTCCTGCTGAAGGGTATTATTCAGAGTGGCACATCTAAATGTGAGACGGTGTTCATCAACTTCTCATGGCACTGAGGAGCTCTCTCTAGGGGGTCCGTTTTCTTTTATGCCTGCTCGAACGCTTTCTCCTCCACACCTGTGACTGAACTACCGAACCTTTCATAGACCTTTTGTTCACTCTACTCTACTAAGTCATTCATTTCTCTCTAGAACATGAAAGAGGGAGGAAGTCAATTCTTGTCCCTTCTTTATGTCCCTAAGTTCCATATGAGGTTGATGTATGGATAATGGTCTGCTAGCTGCTCTCGTGCAGCAGAAGGTGGCGTACTGTGTGCCATTCTAAGCTTTTCTCTGATAAAGAGACCAGAAAAAGGATTATCTTTGATTCACTGAATGTTATTATTTTCTCAGAGGGTGTTCAATGCTGTGAACGTCTATTGGCTGTGTGGTGGACTTACGGCATACGTTTATCAGAGAGTGGATAATATGCTCGAGTTTCACAGTACAGTCATGTCCATTCTCCTGGACTCAATTGTTGAAATATCGGTGTGCAGAATTGTACTTGGGTCATCCTTGGTGGGTAGTTCTGACAGGATACAGCAGCACAGAACATTCAATAATCTCTCCACCAAAGAAAATGTAATTATCTGCTGAAGGACACTCTTGGTGGGGACACATCCTGTGAACTAGTTTAGTAAACCCTCACAAACACAATGCATCCAACTTCGTCATCATGCTGTGTGTTATGAGGACATTTAAATACTACAAGTATATGAAATTAATATATTAGTTACAGCCCAACTGCCCTTAACGGGCCTATTCAAAGCAACAGtaggtggttgtgatggtgggaCAAATTAGAAAATAGTATTTCAACATCACTGTATGCAAAACTAATAAAAGGCTTATATGGCACAACATTTTTGTAAAATTAAGATAGTTAGAAAACAACACAATTAAATCACTGCGTTGACCTGCCATAGCCTGAGTATTTGGAGAATATCAAAGAGGTTAATTCAATTTGACGCGGACAAATGTGACCTGAGATGCTCCTTCCACTGTATTGTACAGTATCACCACTGGAAATCACATCCATATTTCATAATACAGTATCTGTATGTGCAGGGGAAGGGTTAGCCTGCAATCTCAACCTCTCCAATTTGGGGAAGAGTGGAGAGGTCGTGCTCATCTTCCAAACAGCTGTTTAGCCTCTGCCCACATCACCCT belongs to Oncorhynchus gorbuscha isolate QuinsamMale2020 ecotype Even-year linkage group LG22, OgorEven_v1.0, whole genome shotgun sequence and includes:
- the lg22h5orf22 gene encoding UPF0489 protein C5orf22 homolog isoform X1; translated protein: MNCPPSKRIYADLPVWIVEDHCDVVSPIYRAIASRHLPLKNIKMVHLDSHPDLLIPVNMPADTVFDKDSLLSELSIENWIMPMVYAGHVSHVAWLHPYWAQQIKEGEHAFSVGKDSSTTTIRVTSKDDYFLSDGLYVPQDQLENPKPLGLSVVLVNPVACCQREDMGRDIEKSSAKRPRIENKGAGDLNDAQPSASASKSESSSSSCTDSVQPPGGSITPGSSSNGNNREEKKEPLKKPCLKTDKDEGSMTYAVNSLLSVIKQTDPYILDIDLDFFSCKNPFKEMYTQDEYNILQELYSFRKPREDSDEEELTECVERRIRQLEDLEAAFADLVEDDSEETVKRWAANPGMTSLVKLVGSLRSRNEAPDYEMVHQAGLTCDYSELPHHISSEEEVERLVLAVQLILEALPKPTLVTVSRSSLDEYCPTEQVNSIQSRILAVLESLYGSLDVHKEYETKPEDNLPKAS
- the lg22h5orf22 gene encoding UPF0489 protein C5orf22 homolog isoform X2, whose translation is MNCPPSKRIYADLPVWIVEDHCDVVSPIYRAIASRHLPLKNIKMVHLDSHPDLLIPVNMPADTVFDKDSLLSELSIENWIMPMVYAGHVSHVAWLHPYWAQQIKEGEHAFSVGKDSSTTTIRVTSKDDYFLSDGLYVPQDQLENPKPLGLSVVLVNPVACCQREDMGRDIEKSSAKRPRIENKGAGDLNDAQPSASASKSESSSSSCTDSVQPPGGSITPGSSSNGNNREEKKEPLKKPCLKTDKDEGSMTYAVNSLLSVIKQTDPYILDIDLDFFSCKNPFKEMYTQDEYNILQELYSFRKPREDSDEEELTECVERRIRQLEDLEAAFADLVEDDSEETVKRWAANPGMTSLVKLVGSLRSRNEAPDYEMVHQAGLTCDYSELPHHISSEEEVERLVLAVQLILEALPKPTLVTVSRSSLDEYCPTEQMHPFNTI